The following coding sequences lie in one Portunus trituberculatus isolate SZX2019 chromosome 12, ASM1759143v1, whole genome shotgun sequence genomic window:
- the LOC123502583 gene encoding prostaglandin G/H synthase 2-like — translation MDKEGREEKGGRRVMVGVAGVVLAASFLFMRGPVQETPAPSTPPTYDYDPCCSFPCQNQGICLTLQNNSYTCDCTATGHYGNNCQIPTWGSWITKHLKPDPETVHNLITSWWPLWAVINHIPFLHSKIMTYVYLSRGDLVDSPPTYESDHHYITLDAYYNESYYGRALPPVPAHCPTPMGVAGHKEFPDVDELIKKVFMRRQFIPDPHNTNVLFQYYAQHFTHQFFRTDYQKGPHLTKGNGGVDVSNIYGLNEQDRRALRSWENGKLRTQVINGEEFPPYLKDVPAISMDYPSHIPIPETGKFALGHPFFALLPGLFAYSTIWMREHNRVCDELLKIHPHWDDERLYQTARLIIIGEVIKITIEDYVQHLSQYRLRLTFEPQLTHGTHFQYHNRIHAEFNHLYHWHPLIPDSLEVSNTSYALMDMAFSTAPIFKHGLDNFIHAMINSRSGALTARNHAHVLYPVLKKVIENGRLLRFQGLNAYRRRFGMRPFTSFLDLAGDPELAADLEHFYGDIEAVEFYVGLVTERPGPSVTPLSMVNMGGPWSVKGLLANPICSPRYWKPSTFGGEEGFQIIKTATLERLFCLNMKTGCQNIGFTVPPGTP, via the exons ATGGATaaggaaggacgagaagaaaaag gGGGAAGGCGTGTGATGGTGGGCGTGGCTGGCGTGGTGCTGGctgcctcctttctcttcatgcGGGGCCCAGTGCAGGAGACGCCCGCgccctccactcctcccactTACG ATTACGACCCCTGCTGCTCCTTCCCGTGTCAGAACCAGGGCATCTGTCTGACCCTGCAGAACAACAGCTACACGTGTGACTGCACCGCCACGGGACACTACGGGAACAACTGCCAAATAC CCACGTGGGGGTCATGGATCACCAAGCACCTGAAGCCAGACCCAGAGACAGTGCACAATCTCATCACTTCTTGGTGGCCGCTGTGGGCTGTCATAAACCAcatccccttccttcactccaagATTATGACCTACGTCTATTTGT CGCGTGGGGACCTGGTTGACTCACCACCAACATACGAGAGCGACCACCACTACATCACCCTCGATGCTTACTACAATGAGTCTTATTATGGCCGTGCACTGCCTCCCGTCCCCGCCCACTGCCCGACCCCCATGGGAGTTGCCGGCCACAAGGAGTTCCCGGATGTGGATGAGCTGATCAAGAAGGTGTTCATGAGGCGACAGTTCATTCCAGACCCTCACAACACCAATGTCCTGTTCCAGTATTATGCCCAGCACTTCACTCACCAGTTCTTCAGGACGGACTACCAGAAGGGACCCCATCTCACTAAGGGCAACGGAGGG GTGGACGTGTCAAACATCTATGGCCTCAATGAGCAGGACCGCCGAGCACTCAGGTCTTGGGAGAATGGGAAACTCCGCACACAG GTGATCAATGGAGAGGAGTTCCCGCCGTACCTGAAGGATGTGCCAGCCATCAGTATGGACTACCCCTCCCACATCCCCATCCCTGAGACCGGCAAGTTTGCTCTCGGCCACCCGTTCTTCGCCCTCCTGCCAGGACTCTTT GCGTACTCCACCATCTGGATGAGGGAGCACAACCGCGTGTGTGACGAGCTGCTCAAGATTCACCCTCACTGGGATGACGAACGCCTCTACCAGACCGCCCGCCTCATTAtcattg GCGAGGTCATCAAGATCACCATAGAGGATTACGTGCAGCACCTGAGCCAGTACCGCCTCCGCCTGACCTTTGAGCCACAGCTGACCCACGGCACACACTTCCAGTACCACAACCGCATCCACGCTGAGTTCAACCACCTCTACCACTGGCACCCTCTCATTCCCGACAGCCTGGAG GTGAGCAACACAAGTTACGCCCTGATGGACATGGCCTTCTCCACTGCACCAATCTTCAAACACGGCCTGGACAACTTCATCCACGCCATGATCAACAGTCGTTCTGGAGCT ctGACGGCAAGGAACCACGCCCATGTCCTctacccagtactgaagaaggtgATTGAGAACGGCCGCCTGCTGAGGTTCCAGGGCCTCAATGCCTACCGCAGGAGGTTTGGCATGCGCCCCTTCACGTCCTTCCTTGACCTGGCTGGTGATCCTGAACTGGCGGCTGACCTGGAGCACTTCTACGGGGATATTGAAGCTGTGGAGTTTTATGttg GTCTCGTCACAGAACGCCCCGGCCCTTCAGTCACCCCGCTGTCCATGGTCAATATGGGAGGCCCCTGGAGTGTGAAGGGGCTGCTGGCTAACCCCATCTGCAGCCCTCGGTATTGGAAACCTTCCACCTTTGGCGGTGAGGAAGGCTTTCAGATCATCAAGACAGCCACCCTGGAACGACTCTTCTGCCTCAACATGAAAACTGGCTGCCAGAACATTGGATTCACAGTCCCTCCTGGTACCCCCTAA